The following DNA comes from Peromyscus leucopus breed LL Stock chromosome 2, UCI_PerLeu_2.1, whole genome shotgun sequence.
caaacacatagataatgtttaaaaatctttaaaaacaatgtgTGATACCCAGAGTGTTCAATGGCCATGCACACTGGGGGAACTGCTCCCAGAATGAGGTGGGAGAATTGCCATTAATGTCTTCCCATTCATTCAGCGTCCTTCTGTGGATTGGGATTTATTGTATAGTTCTTGATGAAGGATTATACAAGAACCATTGCGGCCCTTCACCATCACTGCTTGAAGTGTTTCTGACTCAGCAggctcctcacagcagccctcacatccttgttcctcaggctgtagatgatGGGGTTCAGCATGGGGGTCACCACCCCATAGAAGAGGGAGATGAGCTTGTCTGCGAGGTCCTGCTTGTCTGCCCCCAGTGGGTCCTTGGACTTAGGCTTCCTGTACATGAAGAGGATGGTCCCATAGAAGATGATCACCACAgtgaggtgggcagagcaggtggagaaggccttcctcctcccctcagcAGAGGGGATCCTCAGGATGGTTACAAGGATGAAGATGTAGGAAACAAAGATGAACATAACTGGAATCCCCAGGAAGATCACATTGGCCACCCCCATGCTGATGATATTGATGGAGATGTCAGCACaggccagtttcaggacagccaggatctCACAGGTGAAGTGATTGATGACATTGTCCCCACAGAAAGGCAGGCGCATTGCCAAAGATGTCTGCACTGTGCCTGTGATGCCTCCAGCCACCCAGGAGCTGATGGCCATGGGCACGTAGGCAGCCTTGCTCATGACCACTGGGTACCTGAGGgggttgcagatggccacataacgGTCAAACGCCATCATACTCAGGAGCACACACTCCGTGGCTCCCATGGCAAAGGAGAGAAACATCTGCACTGCACAGGCTGAGAAGGAGATGGTCTTCCTGGGGGTCAGGAAGCTGTCGAGGATGAGGGGGACCGAGGAGGTGGTGTAGCAGATGTCCAGGAAGGAGAGGTTCcccaggaagaagtacatgggcgTGTGCAGGTGGGAGTCGAGGATGGTGACCAGGATGAGGACCCCGTTGCCCAGCAGGATCACCAGGTACATGGACAGGATGAGCAGGAAGAAGGTTTTCTCCAGTGTTGGGTGGGCGGAGAGGCCCAGGAGAATGAAGC
Coding sequences within:
- the LOC114703279 gene encoding olfactory receptor 13C7-like; the encoded protein is MERSNQTCPVTGFILLGLSAHPTLEKTFFLLILSMYLVILLGNGVLILVTILDSHLHTPMYFFLGNLSFLDICYTTSSVPLILDSFLTPRKTISFSACAVQMFLSFAMGATECVLLSMMAFDRYVAICNPLRYPVVMSKAAYVPMAISSWVAGGITGTVQTSLAMRLPFCGDNVINHFTCEILAVLKLACADISINIISMGVANVIFLGIPVMFIFVSYIFILVTILRIPSAEGRRKAFSTCSAHLTVVIIFYGTILFMYRKPKSKDPLGADKQDLADKLISLFYGVVTPMLNPIIYSLRNKDVRAAVRSLLSQKHFKQ